In the genome of Primulina tabacum isolate GXHZ01 chromosome 13, ASM2559414v2, whole genome shotgun sequence, the window TTGGTGCTGATGATGGTTCTTTGCTTTTTCTCCCGGGGACATTTGAGGTGGCACCAGGGGAGAAGATTACCTTCGTTAACAATGCTGGATTCCCACACAATGTGATCTTCGACGAGGATGCAGTTCCGGCAGGGGTCGATGTATCCAAGATTTCAATGAATGAGGAGGCTTTACTCAACGCAAAAGGGGAGACTTATTCAGTATCTTTGACAGAGAAAGGGACTTATACTTTTTACTGTTCCCCTCACCAAGGAGCTGGAATGGTTGGAAAAGTCACTGTAAAGTAAAAACTTATGAAAGTTCTTTGTACCTGAATGAGAAATGCTTGTCATCTCAGTTTTGTCATCCTTTGTAATAGTTTACTCTCCTACTGCCATCCTGTAAGTTGATAAAAGTTGAAATGAAacaagaaaatgcaaaaataacTATTATTTTACAGCTTATGATGAAAGAATAATACGAAAAATTTGTGTATCCAAATTACAGACACAATCAGATGTTACATGACAGCACCAGTAAAGTTCAATAATGTAAAATTGTGTGTGTCTGTTTATATCTGTTAATGACCCCTTAATTGGGTAACAAATATCTGTAACCTATAGACTTGAAAAACTATTGCATGTTTATGTAGTCAAAGCATCAGGAAGAGTAGTTGGAGCTCCAAGCACCTTACCACCACCATCTGGGAAATTTTCATACCCGGGCAATGGAGAAATCTTTCCATCTGCATCCACCTGCACTGGATATTTAAGGATACGGCCTTGTTGGTCGAGTAAACTCTTTGGCTGTAAATTTCTGCCAGTTATCATTAGCTATGGAATTAACTTTTGCCACACAATTCAATTTCTCAAGATTCTTGAAGCAATCACCAGTGCTTCCCATGTGCTCCGCCCAAAGCGACATTCGATATCCATATACCTTCAAATGCATGTCATTTAATCAAATGGATCTTTAATATATCAATTGTATGAACATTATGAAGCAATTCATTGTTGAGGAAGTCTGACGATAGAGTTACATGAGCTTATACGTATGCCTGCAGATTATTGCACATGATATTgggaaaataacaaaaaactATGACGCATCTAGCTGACCTGACCATATGGATGAGCCTTATTTTTAGCCCAGGTGTTAGCTGACCTGACCATATGGATAAGCCTTATTTTTAGCCCAGGTGTGATGCGGCTGATAGGCTCCCATGGCAATCTCGGTATCTCTTGACCCTGCCATAGACCGTTGGTTTATATTGGCAGAACCCAGTATCACATACTCATCATCCACTACCATTCCTTTGGCATGAACATATATTCATAAAACGCCTGAATTTTTGAGAAGGTACCTGGCAATAGTTTGATACCAAATTATTGTGGTTTAACTAATAAAGGAGCCATCATAAATTCCAGGACCGTTCAAACAACTTAGCAAGTTCTATTTGTAGTCttgtttcattttaatttttacacCCCCAGACCAAACAAGCAATCTTGTTATCTAGATTTTTAACATTAATGACCAATATGCTATGTGAATATGTATCAGGTTCAGCTTAGATGATTCTGCTTCCATGTAAAACAGTCCAACAGTCCAAACGATTGGTATTTTTCATGTCATCATTAGCATagtattttaaaatgtaagATGATTACTGAATTTCCATTTGAGGGGGATTGGCCGCAATTGATTCGTCGGTCAATTCCTCTCGATTGCCGAGACAATAGAAGTTCAGTTAGTCAGTTAGCTGTGAATTTTCAAGCTCAGCAGACATGATTTCTCGGGCAACGATTTCATACATCATTTGCATTGTCTGTCCCTGGAAAATAACAAGATCGAAAAGATATGGCTTTCAACGAATCTTTAAATATTCCTCTCTGCTTAGTTCATGATCAAGAGATTGAATTCCTCTCTAGGTCGACTAAATTGTTTGTCGCATTACCTGACAATAAAGGATTTCTTGTACTGAGGCTGAACTGGGAACACCTTCAGGCCACATTGGGATAACAACTTAAATGGTAAATCTTTCTTTTGTCTTTATTTTGCTGGCAATCTTTAACGCCAGTTCCATTGGAATTCTATTGTCAGCACCTAAGAAGCATGAACATGTGAGATAAATAAATGCAAGATAGAATAGGAGACCATGAATAGGAAGGCTAAGCAAGAAAAATAATTGTTTGCTAATTTCATGTAATAAAAGTGTAAAATCTTGATGCATAAAGAGTtctaaataaattctttaaaacGTATTCCTTTCTTTTGGCAATCCCCTTAGTGGGACAAAAGATCAACTTACAattttttcaagaaaagtttTATCTCAATAATACAATGAATCGACCAATCAACTAAAATACTACGTCCAACCTGGCCCATAAGTGGATGTCTTGAACACTTAATCCAGTTCCAATCAAGTAACCATGTGAAGTTAAAACTAAAATATCTTAAAGCACCCCACCTCTATCTTTGTATGAGGGCCAAGCATAAGATGAACCAAGGAAATATTGATTCTCAACACATATGAAGTGTTGAGCAGATCTTATTGCTTTGATATAAGCCGTCTGAATGCTAttataaataacaaaattttttgtGCAGACTAAGTTCTGCGATAGAAAGAAGTTCGGAAGATTAATATAACTATGAGTTTTAATAAGCCAGAACAAAACATTGAAGTCCAGGAATGACAATAAAGTTTAAGCCAATACTTGCTCCTCAGATGCATGTACATTTTTTGGAAATCCTTTCAATGATCCTGAGTTTATAGATCGGAAAACCTGTTGACATTAAAATAACCGGCAAGTTCAAGTCTTTAGTCCCCTTAAATCAAAAGGGAagcttttgatttaaaaaccatatttttcgaaaatcaatAGTGCTGTGGTAGCAAGTTAGAATATTAAATGTGTTTTATGGTTGATTTCATGCTTATTATAAAAACCATGTGATGGTCCATGGACCCTTGCTTACAGGAAATGTGGATTATGGTAATCATCTTGAAACACAGTGTCGAGATCACGAGTTATTATATACTCAGGTGTATCTTAGCGTCCATCACACAAATCAAGGCCACCAATGAATGAAGTTATCTTCCTGTTGTTGCCGTAGCCTTGAGTGTCCACTATCACACATTTCTGATGGTGAGTATAAAGAGTTCCGACAACCTGAATAAAAACAcaagaaaatatgaaaaataggTCAATGTCTAGTGGTTAACATACATCCAACTTTTTACAAGAATTGAATTTTATTTCTAGGGATGAGCCAAGCAGGAACGGCGTTTCCTACCCGAGAAGTTTTCAAATTTCACAGGTAATCTCCCCTCCAAAGTTGTCAAAATCGTGAGGCGCAAAAAAGTGCTCAAGTGTCTTTGGGGCTTCAAGCGCAAAGCGAAGCGCATGATTTACGGGAAAAAGCGCATTAAACAAAATagtatcaaaaatataaaataaaataaaaagtctTTGAAAATGTGGTAGATGAAATATCAAATGTCATTATAATCGTTCATCTTCCAAATCTACATCATCAGCCCCATCACTTGATTTGTACCCATCggtatcttcttcttcttcagtttCATCATCAATGTTGATCTCTTCTTCATCCACAAGACTAGTTCGAGCTGAAAATTGCTTTCTTTTTGCTGAAGTGGATGATGATGCTCATTTTGACGTAGATGCAATTCGAGATCGAAAGTCATATGCACTTTCACCAACCCCAACTGCTTGTGATATACATCATTCCAACGCAAATCATCATCTTCAAAGGCAAAATCATTATCATCATTGTCTTTATCACTGCCATCCAACTTTCCCAACAAGCATTCGTTACTATCATGGCCACAGTTGTGAAAAGCCCTCTCGTCGCTTGCATAAGCGCAAAACGAGGTGAGGCGACCTGGATGCATCCCGAAGCGCATCAAGTGGGTGAAGCGCACACGCTTCATCTGTGAGTGTTGGGCGATCGCTTGTGCGCTTCATAGAAGCTTTATGAAGCGcacgatttttttttaagtatGCCCAAGTCCAGTGTTTAGCCCAAGTGCAGCATCCAAATTTAAGCCCAGATCATCTGCATACTTTAAATATTTCAACATATCGCCCCTGCCAATCTATCTACTGTCTCTACTCTGAGGCTACTTTGCGTCTCTGCCTCATAACCTCTGCTCTGTTGTGCCATCGCCTCTGCTCTGCCGTGCCGCCGCAGCCGATGTGTTCCTTCTCATTTGCAACCCAAAAATTGATAAACCCTTATTTTAGGAATTTctgtaaaaaattttaaattgtgtttttttatttttaataatctaATAATGACTGATATTTATATTTCAGTATTTAATCATGTCTAACACAATAATTCCATCAAATCGAAAGATATTGCTTGGTGGATCCTAAAAATccaaatattttatgttgttgttGTGGTAAAATAACGAAAGATGGGATTTATCGGCACAAGCTTCATTTAGTTGGGGCAATAAAAATGTGAAAGCTTGTCTGAAATGTCCGGAGCATgttaaaaaagaaattaaaaagtTCATGCaaaaaagtcttttgaagaatCAAATGGATGATATTCCTCATTTAGATGATATTGTTTATTTGGAAGAAGGTGAAGATGATGATGGTGATGATATTCAAACTAAAATGAAAGGGAAACGACCAATATCCGGTTCAAGTATCCCTCCTACTGCGCAGGGTAAAAGGTGTAAAGAAACAGGGCCTATTGATCTTTATTTTGTGAAAGATGTAGAAGAAATTGTCAGATAGAGACGTGCGAAAAATAAAGGCCAGTATGatgaaaataagaagaaattaAGAATAGATGCGGTTCAGAAATTTGATACGTGGATGTGTGAAGCCGGAATTCCTTTTAATGCCGTTAAATATGATTCTTTGCAATCATGTATTGATGCTATTGTGAATTTTGGAGTGGGAATGAAACCTTCATCATATCATGAAGTAAGAGTTGAGTATTTGAAGAAGAAGTTGACAAATACGAACTGCTTCTCAAATCCCACGAAGAATATCATGCTAGGTATGGTTGTACAATCATGGCAGATGGGTGGACAGGTAAAAAAAGTAGAACTCTCataatttttttggtaaatGGTCCTAAAGGAAGCATATTTGTTGAATCGGTGAAGCTTCAAGTTATTCTCGTACTGCTGATAAAATATATGAGCTACTTTCTAAATTTGTGAATCGAATTGGAGAATAGTATGTTGCTCAGGTTGTAACAGATAATGTAAGCTGCAATGTTAGAGCAGGTAATATTTTAAACTGTAGATtgaattaaaaatcatttttttaatttttaaaataaatttacttaattTTTTCAGGTCATTTTTTGGAAAAACAATTTTCCTCACTGGTATTGGACTTCATGTGCAGCTCATTACTTAGATTTgatgtttgataaaatattcaaaatttctaacCTCAAAAAATTGCATGAACTGGCATTGATGGTGAATGGTTATATTTATAATAGACCACAATTGTTGAGCATGATGACAGAGTTTAATGGACAGAGAGACATGGTAAGAACCGCAAAGACTCGTTTCGCAATCGCTTTTTTAGCGGTTTCAAGTTTAACAAGcaaatttgagaaatatttttacacctaaaaagtGGGCAAAAAGTCGATATTCTAAAGAGGCGGCTAGAAAACATGTAGCAGAACTGATATTGATGCCTTCTTTTTGGAAAACTACAGTTTGTGCATTAAAAGTTGGCGGCCCATTACTGAAAGTAGTGCGGCTAGTAGACGGTGAAAAAAGGTCCCCAATGTGTTACATCTATGAGGCAATGGACAAAGCCAAAGAAGCTGTCGCCTCAACGCTCTGTTGTATTTGATATATACAAAAGCATTCAATCGTTGTTGAGACgatctatttttttttagaatgtATCTGCCAAAAAATTAGAAAGTAAGAAGTTAGGTTCATACtccataatataaaatttaatatatataataaacttTTAACTTACATGTTCAAATATACTCCAATTATGTTCACAACCTGAAGAAGAACACATGAGGCACAAAATTTTcattgaaaatgtttttaattcaGGTGTTGATGCACCATAGAAAAGACCACCAATCAGCTTGAAAGTTgaaacacaaaaaaataaaagattaaattttttataattcaaagTTTGTGTCTATACTATAAGTAAtgtttgagaaaataaattaatattgcaCTAAATATTATTTACCTGGTGATTTTGAAGCTCTTTGTCTGATAATCATGGGTAAACCAAAAAGTCCTTCTGCTCTTTTGTATTTATCcaattgatttgtgatattatCTTGTAAATCTTCACCTCGCACCAATCTAGCTATGCATTTGTACAGACCTTCCAACAATTCTTCATCATTTCTACGtgttaggatcgattaggggggtaatcgttgagctaaaATAGcccggttcttgaaatattgaacaccgatgaattaaatcaagtttggtgttcaaaccaaacggaaaatactcgaaataatccttcgtaaaaaccgaataaatattttgtaaaccatttaaaatatatgcaagttgaatgagtaaaaaatattcagttgaagcattttatcaaacacttggtatacaatattttgatatttgaagaacacataaaatgcttcaacaatgcatctttaaaaacagtgaaaatgataagcaaatgcaataaacaaatagacacgaatttgtttatggatgttcggagatttcaaacactcctacgtcaccccttcttccccttaggaaggatccactagaagactttgatttatacaactacttgtacaaacccattccggaagggcagcacccaactagaactcctagcactcaagattgtaggcagcacctcacaatcagcatattgtttaatgtctcatatgcaaagactacatacacaagtttattgtctttgtgcaagactcactcaactaatctttgaagttcaactctcttgtatatgtgtgagtgattgtgtgtgaggaatttatcatttacagtgtatatctcaaatgtatcctcacacaagggcttgtgctctcaactagctgatatcttcatgctaactgcccatgctttgaatctacttcaaaagctgttgtttgatcttcaatattttgtatttataggctccaacactgatatatacgtagACACAggaatatgaccgttggaaagtttctgtgctgtttctggaattgcaacggtcaaattcgtcttgctggacattttctcgactggtcaactctggtcaactggtcaactcaactggtctggttcagtttcagttggtcagcagctggttcagttcagttggttggtcagctggtcagcagttggttcagttggcTCAGTTTCAGCCGGTGCGCTGAAATCaacctagctgatttcagtttgtgcagaaccagtaacttcatcgtcatttatcagcatcttaagctttgattgagactttgacttctgaagatgatttgtagatcatcgtcttatctttccaacgcatactgaatcgcttcatttcgatgaCCGAGCTGAGAgttatgaccaaaataccgcagctgctcaaactcaactgattgttgttttcgtgtgatcagttcggtaattgagcgatcagttagaccatgataacatccgattttgcccaactgacgtgaaatacgatttgttccaaattgagttttctaatcagtccagttggcggactgtcatttggataatccagttgagagatataatcaaaataccgaagctcgccagaaattcagtttgtgcaaaattcagtttcagcttgcttcttgtgtttgcaacttcacacttgagtaaatatgttagaaacacaataacaagttttgttaacatcaaaatcaagattgcgaacttgaaaagttccaacactaCGTCAcgatttgagtaaaaaaattaAGGATTTAAGAAATATCCAGCCACATGCAAAAGACTATGGAGTTGAATGTTCCGTCTT includes:
- the LOC142521620 gene encoding plastocyanin-like, with the protein product MAAITSAAVTIPSSFTGLKGGATSSKAGTAVVSTRAVPKLAIKASLKDFGVVVAATVASAMLASNALAVDVKLGADDGSLLFLPGTFEVAPGEKITFVNNAGFPHNVIFDEDAVPAGVDVSKISMNEEALLNAKGETYSVSLTEKGTYTFYCSPHQGAGMVGKVTVK